The Candidatus Nanopelagicales bacterium genomic sequence GTGACGGAGTCGCGCGTATTTGATGGTGACGGGGTTACTCGTTGGTGATGACGATCTTGCCAAATAGGTCCCCGGACTCCATGGCCGCGAATCCATCGCGTGCTTGTGCCAACGACACCGTGTGGTCCACAAGCGGTCGGATGCCTGCCAGTGAGCACAGGGCGACCAAGTTGCTCATGTCCTCCTGCGTTCCCATCGTCGATCCGACCACGGATAGCTGCATGAAGAAGATCCGGGTGAGCGAGGCAGGTGGGTTCGGGCCAGTCGTCGCTCCAGAAATCACGATGGTCCCGCCCGGCTTCAGCACCTTGACGGAGTGTTCCCAGGTTGCGGCGCCGACGGTCTCCATGACGGCGTCCACCCGTTCCGGTAGTCGCGCGCCGGATTCAAATACCTGGTGTGCGCCAATGCCCAATGCGCGTTCACGTTTGGCTTCGCTCCTGCTGGTCGCCCACACCCGCATGCCCATCGCCCGGCCGAGCATGATGCAGGCAGTCGCGACACCTCCGCCAGCACCCTGTACCAAAACGGTGTTGCCCGGCTTGAGACCCGAGCGCACGGCGAGCATCCGGTAGGCCGTCAGCCATGCCGTGGGTAGGCAAGCGGCCTCGGCCCAACTCCAGTCGGCTGGCTTGGGGATCAGATTCCGTTGGGGCACGGTCACAAGCTCGGCGAAAGTGCCCTGATGGAGTTCGGAGAGGATGGTGCGCGACCGATCCATCGTCTCGTCCATCCCGACTGGTGCGTCGGCGACGATTGGGTAGGCGATGACCTCGTTGCCCTCTTGGTCGATCCCGGCGGCGTCGCAGCCGAGGATCATCGGCAACCGGTCGGGGGGCAGGCCGATTCCTCGCAGGCTCCACAAGTCGTGTTGGTTCAGGCTTGCCGCGCGCATGGCCACAGTCGTCCAGCCGGGCCGTGCTTGCGGTTCCGGTCGGTCGCCAACAACCAGGCAGGAAAGTGGGTTCTGAAAGTCCGACGAGTTCGCGTAGGCAGCAAGCATGCGCCGACTCTAGTGGGCGGAGTTTTCGCCGACGGCAACTAGTGGATGGGGGAGGAGCAGAGGCTAGTCGTCGTCAGCGTCGTCACGCGCGAGCCAGGTGGCCAGCCGCTCGATCGCATCCTCAAACTCCGGATTCAAGTCGACGAAGGTCGCCATCCGATCCGCTAGGTAAGACAACGTCACTGCTTCATCCCCACGACGGGTCGTCAGCTCCTCAAGTCCACGGTCAGTCGAGTACACCGGCAAACACCTCAGTCGATCTCAAACGCGGCAGTCATGAGCTCAGCGCGCTCGCGTTCGGAAACACTGTGAATGCCCGATGCCGGGGATGCCGACGACGGTCGCGTCACGTCTTCCAGGACTCGGTCGAGGTGAGGGACCAAGTTCAGCAACATGTATGGCCAGGCGCCCTGGTTCTCCGGCTCTTCCTGAACCCAGCGGAGGCGAGTGTCTGGGCCGAACGCCGTCAGTGTCTTCAATATTTCGTTGGCGGGCAGGGGGTAGAGCCGCTCAACCCGAACGATCGCAACGTCGTCGCGTTGCGCAGCGGCTCGAGCCGCGACCAGATCCCAGGTCACCTTGCCCGAGCAGAGGAGTACGAGCTTCACCTTCTTGGGATCGACCGTGTCATCTGAAATGACCGGGCGGAACCAGCCCGACGTGAAGTCCTCGGACTTCGACGCTGCGGCCTTTGACCGCAACATCGACTTCGGCGTGAAGACGACCATTGGCTTGTGATGCGGGTCGAGGGTCTGCCAGCGCAGAGCGTGGAAGTAAGACGCCGGGGTTGACGGCATGGTGATGGTCATATTGTCCTGGGCGGCCATCTGCAGGAAGCGTTCCGGACGGGCAGAGGAGTGGTCTGGGCCCTGTCCTTCGTAGCCGTGTGGGAGCAGCAGGACGACGCCGCTCTCCTGTCCCCATTTCTGTTCACCGGAGGTCACAAATTCGTCGATGATTGTCTGGGCGCCATCGGCGAAGTCGCCGAATTGGGCTTCCCAGAGCACCAACGCTTCCGGCCGAGCCACGGAGTAGCCGTATTCGAACCCCATGGCGGCGAACTCGCTCAGCAGGGAGTCGTAGACGTAGAACTTGCCTTGATCGGGGCTCAGGTTCTTCAGGGGTGTGAACTCCTCGCCATTGTCGCGGTCAACGATCACGGAGTGGCGCTGGCCGAACGTGCCTCGGCGGGAGTCCTGGCCAGCCAACCTGATGGCACGACCCTCCAGCAGCAGGGATCCGAACGCCAACGTCTCACCCATCGCCCAGTCAATGGTGCCGTCGGCAACCATTTGCGCTCGGCGTTGGAGCTGCGGAGCCAGTCGATGGTGTACCGCAAGCGACTCCGGTAGGTCGATCTGGCTGGCCACTATTCGTTTGACGGTCTCTTCGCTGATCGCGGTATCGACGTGGGCGGGGAATCGCAACCGACCGGTGCGCATCTCGTCGACCGCGTCGTGCTCGTCGCGGGTTTCGGAGAAGACACGTTCCAACTGGGCCTGATAGTCGCGTAGCGCTAGCTCGGCGTCCTCGACGGTGATGTCTCCGCGGCCGATGAGGGATTCTGTGTAGATCTTCCGGACGCTGCGCTTCTCGTCGATGATGTGGTACATCCGTGGCTGAGTCAGCGACGGATCGTCGGCCTCGTTGTGGCCACGCTTGCGGTAGCAGACCATGTCGATGACGACGTCTTTGTGGAAAGTCTGGCGGTACTCGAAGGCGAGTCCGGCAACGCGGACGCAGGCCTCCGGATCGTCCCCGTTGACGTGGAAGATCGGGGCTTGCACCATGCGCGCGACGTCGGAGGCGTACACCGTTGAGCGGCTGGCTTCCGGAGCCGTGGTGAACCCGACCTGGTTGTTGACAATGAGGTGGATCGTGCCTCCCGTGCGGTAGCCGCGCAGTTGGGAGAGGTTGAGTGTCTCGGTGACGATGCCCTGACCGGCGAACGCCGCGTCGCCGTGCATGAGCAAGGGCAGCACCGGGAATAGCTCGCTCTGGTCGAGGATGTCCTGCTTCGCGCGAGTGATGCCCTCAAGAACCGGGTTGACAGCCTCGAGGTGGGACGGGTTCGCGGCCAAGTACACCTTGCAGGTGTCGCCGCCCGGAGCGGTAAATACGCCCTCGCTGCCCAAGTGGTACTTGACGTCGCCAGAACCCTGCACCGAGTCCTCGTCGGTCGTGCCTTCAAACTCGCGGAAGATCTGTGCGTAGGACTTGCCAGCGATGTTCGCCAGCACATTGAGACGGCCTCGGTGCGGCATGCCAATGCAGACCTCATCCAGGCCGGATTCAGCGGCACCGGTGAGGATCTCATCGACGATCGCGATGGCCGATTCGCCGCCTTCCAGGCTGAACCTCTTCTGCCCGACATACTTGGTCTGGAGGAAGTTCTCGAATGCCTCGGCGGCATTCAGCCGTTTGAGCACGCCCATCTGCTCCTCAAGCGGGGGCGGCGAGTAGCGCTTCTCGATGCGCTCCTGCATCCATTCGCGCTCGGCTGGATCCTGGATGTGCATGTACTCCACACCGATGGTCCGGCAGTAGGCATCTCGCAGCACACCCAAGATGTCCCGCAGGCGCATGAACGGCCGACCGCCGAAGCCACCGGTGGCGTATTCGCGGTCAAGGTCCCACAGCGTCAAACCATGTGTCGCCACGTCGAGGTCGGGGTGTGACCGCTGGCTGTATTCCAGTGGGTCTATATCGGCCATCAGGTGCCCGCGCACGCGGTACGAGTGAATGAGCTGCTGGACGCGTGCCGTTTTCGAGACTTGATCGTCGTGGCCGTAGGCGATGTCTTGCGCCCAGCGGATCGGTTCGTACGGAATTGCCAACGCGTTGAAAATGTCGTCGTAGAAGTGCTCCGCGCCCAAGAGAAGGTTGTGAATGCGCTTGAGGAACTCACCGCTTCCGGCGCCCTGAATGATGCGGTGGTCGTAGGTGGAGGTCAGCGTCATGACCTTGCTGATGCCCTGCATCGCAAGCGTCTCCGGTGCCGCACCTTGCCATTCGGCGGGGTACTCCAACGCACCAGCTCCGACGATCGCGCCCTG encodes the following:
- a CDS encoding zinc-binding dehydrogenase, whose product is MLAAYANSSDFQNPLSCLVVGDRPEPQARPGWTTVAMRAASLNQHDLWSLRGIGLPPDRLPMILGCDAAGIDQEGNEVIAYPIVADAPVGMDETMDRSRTILSELHQGTFAELVTVPQRNLIPKPADWSWAEAACLPTAWLTAYRMLAVRSGLKPGNTVLVQGAGGGVATACIMLGRAMGMRVWATSRSEAKRERALGIGAHQVFESGARLPERVDAVMETVGAATWEHSVKVLKPGGTIVISGATTGPNPPASLTRIFFMQLSVVGSTMGTQEDMSNLVALCSLAGIRPLVDHTVSLAQARDGFAAMESGDLFGKIVITNE
- a CDS encoding multifunctional oxoglutarate decarboxylase/oxoglutarate dehydrogenase thiamine pyrophosphate-binding subunit/dihydrolipoyllysine-residue succinyltransferase subunit, which gives rise to MEAFGPNEWLVDELYVQYLEDPNSVDPAWWDFFADYKPSDRSAATITHAPPTAPTKPAGSTAPPAVPTTAAKAPTRAPSDDETLRQLRGPAARVVTNMEASLEIPTATSVRAVPAKLLIDNRIVINNHLTRRRGGKVSFTHILGYAIVQALKDFPGMNVAFAEVDGKPNIVTHQNINLGLAIDLPKDDGSRQLLVPSIKAAQNMDFARFWASYDDLVRRARKGTLAVDDFAGTTITLTNPGTIGTVHSVPRLMPGQGAIVGAGALEYPAEWQGAAPETLAMQGISKVMTLTSTYDHRIIQGAGSGEFLKRIHNLLLGAEHFYDDIFNALAIPYEPIRWAQDIAYGHDDQVSKTARVQQLIHSYRVRGHLMADIDPLEYSQRSHPDLDVATHGLTLWDLDREYATGGFGGRPFMRLRDILGVLRDAYCRTIGVEYMHIQDPAEREWMQERIEKRYSPPPLEEQMGVLKRLNAAEAFENFLQTKYVGQKRFSLEGGESAIAIVDEILTGAAESGLDEVCIGMPHRGRLNVLANIAGKSYAQIFREFEGTTDEDSVQGSGDVKYHLGSEGVFTAPGGDTCKVYLAANPSHLEAVNPVLEGITRAKQDILDQSELFPVLPLLMHGDAAFAGQGIVTETLNLSQLRGYRTGGTIHLIVNNQVGFTTAPEASRSTVYASDVARMVQAPIFHVNGDDPEACVRVAGLAFEYRQTFHKDVVIDMVCYRKRGHNEADDPSLTQPRMYHIIDEKRSVRKIYTESLIGRGDITVEDAELALRDYQAQLERVFSETRDEHDAVDEMRTGRLRFPAHVDTAISEETVKRIVASQIDLPESLAVHHRLAPQLQRRAQMVADGTIDWAMGETLAFGSLLLEGRAIRLAGQDSRRGTFGQRHSVIVDRDNGEEFTPLKNLSPDQGKFYVYDSLLSEFAAMGFEYGYSVARPEALVLWEAQFGDFADGAQTIIDEFVTSGEQKWGQESGVVLLLPHGYEGQGPDHSSARPERFLQMAAQDNMTITMPSTPASYFHALRWQTLDPHHKPMVVFTPKSMLRSKAAASKSEDFTSGWFRPVISDDTVDPKKVKLVLLCSGKVTWDLVAARAAAQRDDVAIVRVERLYPLPANEILKTLTAFGPDTRLRWVQEEPENQGAWPYMLLNLVPHLDRVLEDVTRPSSASPASGIHSVSERERAELMTAAFEID